Proteins co-encoded in one Streptococcus parauberis NCFD 2020 genomic window:
- the tyrS gene encoding tyrosine--tRNA ligase has translation MNIFEELKARGLVFQTTDEEALVKALTEGQVSYYTGYDPTADSLHLGHLVAILTSRRLQLAGHKPYALVGGATGLIGDPSFKDAERSLQTKETVLEWSDKIKGQLSNFLDFENGDNKAELVNNYDWFSQISFIDFLRDVGKYFTVNYMMSKDSVKKRIETGISYTEFAYQIMQGYDFYELNAKHNVTLQIGGSDQWGNMTAGTELLRRKSDKTGHVMTVPLITDATGKKFGKSEGNAIWLDADKTSPYEMYQFWLNVMDDDAVRFLKIFTFLSLDEINAIEKTFDAARHERLAQKTLACEVVTLVHGKAAYDQAVKITEQLFAGNIKELSASELKQGLSNVPNYHVSSEANMNIVEMLVTAGISPSKRQAREDVSNGAIYVNGERLQDLDYQLQDEDKIDGQLTVIRRGKKKYAVLTY, from the coding sequence ATGAATATTTTTGAAGAACTCAAAGCTCGTGGCTTGGTCTTTCAAACGACCGACGAAGAAGCCCTTGTCAAAGCACTAACAGAAGGGCAAGTATCCTATTATACAGGTTATGATCCAACAGCTGATAGCTTACACCTAGGTCACTTAGTGGCGATTTTGACTTCACGTCGCTTACAGCTTGCAGGGCACAAACCATATGCTCTTGTCGGAGGAGCAACAGGTTTAATTGGTGATCCTTCATTTAAAGATGCTGAACGTAGCCTTCAAACCAAAGAAACTGTTTTGGAATGGAGTGACAAAATTAAGGGACAACTATCTAATTTCCTTGATTTTGAAAATGGTGACAACAAAGCTGAACTTGTAAACAACTATGATTGGTTCTCTCAAATTAGCTTCATCGACTTCCTCCGAGATGTTGGTAAGTACTTTACCGTTAACTACATGATGAGTAAAGATTCTGTTAAAAAAAGAATTGAAACAGGAATTTCATACACTGAATTTGCCTACCAAATCATGCAAGGATATGACTTCTACGAATTGAACGCAAAACACAATGTCACTCTCCAAATTGGTGGTTCTGACCAATGGGGAAACATGACTGCCGGAACAGAGCTGCTTCGCAGAAAATCAGACAAGACCGGTCATGTTATGACCGTTCCGTTAATCACAGATGCAACTGGTAAAAAGTTCGGTAAGTCTGAAGGTAATGCAATATGGCTAGACGCAGATAAAACATCTCCTTATGAAATGTACCAATTCTGGTTAAACGTAATGGACGATGATGCTGTTCGCTTCTTGAAAATATTTACTTTCTTAAGCTTAGACGAAATTAATGCCATCGAAAAAACTTTTGATGCTGCGCGACATGAACGTCTAGCTCAAAAAACATTAGCTTGTGAAGTTGTTACTCTAGTCCATGGTAAGGCTGCTTACGATCAAGCTGTCAAAATCACTGAACAACTTTTTGCCGGAAATATCAAAGAATTATCAGCAAGTGAATTAAAACAAGGTCTTAGCAATGTGCCAAACTATCATGTATCTTCCGAAGCTAATATGAATATTGTTGAGATGTTAGTTACAGCTGGTATCTCCCCATCAAAACGTCAAGCACGCGAAGATGTAAGTAATGGTGCAATCTATGTCAATGGCGAACGCCTTCAAGATTTAGACTATCAATTACAAGATGAAGATAAAATCGATGGACAATTAACTGTTATCCGTCGTGGCAAGAAAAAGTACGCTGTATTAACTTATTAA
- a CDS encoding metal ABC transporter permease, whose product MLEILSYDFMQRAVMAVIAISIFAPILGIFLILRRQSLMSDTLSHVSLAGVALGVVLGVNPTWTTIIVVAIAAVVLEYLRVVYKHYMEISTAILMSMGLAISLIIMSKSSSNSNVSLEQYLFGSIITISMEQVIALFVIAILILVLTMLFIRPMYILTFDEDTAYVDGLPVRLMSVLFNVVTGIAIALTIPAAGALLVSTIMVLPASIAMRIGKNFTSVIFLGIGIGFVGMTAGIFLSYFWETPASATITMIFITIFLIVNIIGILKKLVK is encoded by the coding sequence ATGTTAGAGATATTATCTTATGATTTTATGCAGAGAGCTGTAATGGCTGTTATCGCTATTAGTATTTTTGCTCCTATACTTGGTATCTTTTTAATTCTGCGTCGCCAAAGTCTAATGAGTGATACACTGAGTCACGTTTCCTTAGCAGGGGTGGCACTTGGCGTGGTCCTGGGTGTTAATCCAACTTGGACAACGATTATTGTCGTAGCGATTGCAGCGGTGGTTCTTGAGTATCTTCGTGTAGTTTACAAGCACTACATGGAAATTTCAACAGCCATTCTCATGTCAATGGGGTTAGCAATCTCGCTCATTATTATGAGCAAATCTTCAAGCAACTCCAATGTTAGCCTAGAGCAGTATCTCTTTGGATCAATCATTACAATTAGCATGGAGCAGGTTATTGCCCTCTTCGTTATAGCTATTCTAATCCTTGTCTTGACTATGCTCTTTATTAGACCCATGTATATTTTGACCTTTGATGAGGATACCGCTTATGTCGATGGCTTACCTGTTAGATTGATGTCAGTTCTGTTTAATGTTGTAACCGGTATAGCTATCGCGTTAACAATCCCCGCGGCAGGAGCCTTACTAGTTTCGACAATCATGGTCTTGCCAGCAAGTATTGCTATGCGAATAGGTAAAAATTTCACTTCCGTGATTTTCTTAGGTATTGGCATTGGGTTTGTCGGTATGACTGCCGGAATCTTCCTGTCCTATTTCTGGGAAACACCAGCAAGTGCCACTATCACAATGATTTTTATCACAATTTTCTTGATTGTGAATATTATCGGGATACTCAAAAAATTAGTTAAATAA
- a CDS encoding metal ABC transporter ATP-binding protein has product MRYLTVENLSFYYESDPVLEGVTYHLDSGEFVTLTGENGAAKSTLIKATLGILTPKVGTVTFSKTNKEGKKLRIAYLPQQVASFNAGFPSTVYEFVKSGRYPRNGWFRRLTKHDEEHIKASLESVGMWESRNKRIGSLSGGQKQRVVIARMFASDPDVFVLDEPTTGMDSGTTETFYQLMNHSAHKHGKAVLMITHDPEEVKDYADRNIHLVRNENLPWRCFNVHDQESKEV; this is encoded by the coding sequence TTGAGATATTTAACAGTTGAAAATCTCTCCTTCTATTATGAAAGTGATCCCGTCCTAGAGGGGGTCACTTATCATTTAGACAGCGGAGAGTTTGTTACCTTAACCGGAGAAAATGGTGCCGCGAAATCAACCTTAATTAAAGCGACTCTAGGTATATTGACACCAAAGGTTGGTACAGTAACTTTTTCGAAAACGAATAAAGAAGGAAAAAAACTTCGAATCGCCTACCTACCGCAGCAAGTTGCCAGTTTTAATGCTGGGTTTCCATCAACTGTCTATGAGTTTGTGAAATCAGGACGGTACCCTCGTAATGGTTGGTTCAGACGTCTTACAAAGCATGATGAAGAACATATCAAAGCTAGCTTGGAATCAGTTGGCATGTGGGAAAGTCGTAACAAACGGATTGGTAGTTTATCTGGTGGACAAAAGCAAAGGGTTGTGATTGCACGAATGTTTGCTTCTGACCCTGATGTTTTTGTCCTCGATGAACCGACTACTGGTATGGATAGTGGAACGACTGAAACATTTTATCAGTTAATGAATCATAGTGCACATAAACATGGTAAAGCTGTTTTAATGATTACCCATGACCCTGAAGAGGTCAAAGATTATGCTGATCGTAATATTCATTTGGTTCGTAATGAAAACCTCCCATGGCGTTGTTTTAATGTCCATGACCAAGAAAGCAAGGAGGTTTAA
- a CDS encoding zinc-dependent MarR family transcriptional regulator has product MGTLEKKIDSLVNRILMKAENQHELLFGSCQSDVKLTNTQEHILMLLSQDKLTNTELAKKLNISQAAVTKAIKSLIKQGMLASSKDAVDARVTYFELTELAMPIAQEHTHHHDQTLDVYKRLLENFSEEEEAVVEKFLTVFAKELER; this is encoded by the coding sequence ATGGGGACTTTAGAAAAGAAAATTGATAGCTTGGTTAATCGAATTTTGATGAAGGCTGAAAATCAGCACGAACTATTATTTGGCTCATGCCAAAGTGATGTTAAATTGACAAATACTCAGGAACATATTTTGATGCTCCTGTCACAGGATAAACTGACAAATACTGAATTAGCAAAAAAATTAAATATCAGTCAGGCTGCTGTTACAAAAGCAATTAAAAGTTTAATTAAGCAAGGCATGCTGGCTTCATCTAAGGATGCAGTAGATGCGCGTGTTACCTATTTTGAATTAACTGAACTGGCTATGCCAATTGCCCAAGAACATACACATCATCATGATCAAACACTAGATGTCTATAAGAGACTGCTTGAAAACTTCTCAGAGGAAGAGGAAGCAGTCGTTGAAAAATTCTTGACTGTATTTGCCAAGGAATTAGAAAGGTAA
- the ispE gene encoding 4-(cytidine 5'-diphospho)-2-C-methyl-D-erythritol kinase, whose protein sequence is MVSIIERAPAKINLGLDVLGKRDDGYHDLSMVMVSVDLCDYITLSDREDNKIVITSNSPKMPVNDKNDVFKAAQLIKADYGIKKGVSINLDKKIPICAGMGGGSSDAAATIRGLNKLWQLNLTKEEMIAIGKRIGSDVPYCISGGCAQVGGMGEQVDCIDGKLSSWVVLVKPEFGISTRTIFSEVDCQEISRVDISAIINALETNNYQALITSMGNSLENISITRKPFIQKIKDKMIFSGADVALMTGSGPTVFALCRTEKQANRVVNSLKGFCKEVYKVRTL, encoded by the coding sequence ATGGTTTCAATAATTGAAAGAGCTCCTGCAAAAATTAATTTAGGCTTGGATGTGCTTGGTAAGCGGGATGATGGCTATCATGATTTATCAATGGTCATGGTAAGTGTTGATTTATGTGACTATATTACATTGTCAGACAGAGAAGACAATAAGATTGTGATAACTTCTAATTCTCCTAAAATGCCAGTAAATGATAAAAATGATGTCTTTAAAGCAGCTCAACTGATAAAAGCTGATTATGGTATAAAAAAAGGAGTAAGCATCAATTTGGACAAGAAAATTCCAATTTGTGCAGGTATGGGTGGTGGCTCAAGCGATGCAGCGGCGACAATTAGAGGACTCAATAAGCTTTGGCAATTAAATCTAACTAAAGAGGAAATGATTGCAATTGGCAAACGTATTGGCAGTGATGTTCCCTATTGTATTTCAGGTGGCTGTGCTCAGGTTGGCGGCATGGGAGAGCAGGTAGATTGTATAGATGGGAAATTGTCATCTTGGGTTGTTCTGGTTAAGCCTGAATTTGGGATTTCAACGCGAACGATTTTTTCTGAGGTTGATTGTCAAGAAATTTCTCGTGTTGATATTTCTGCCATAATAAATGCTTTAGAAACTAATAACTATCAGGCTTTGATTACTAGCATGGGAAATTCTTTGGAAAATATTAGTATTACAAGAAAGCCATTTATTCAGAAAATAAAAGATAAAATGATTTTTTCGGGAGCAGATGTTGCCTTGATGACTGGGAGTGGACCAACAGTGTTTGCTCTATGTCGGACAGAAAAACAGGCCAATCGGGTCGTCAATAGTCTAAAAGGATTTTGTAAGGAAGTTTATAAAGTAAGAACATTATAG
- a CDS encoding polyprenyl synthetase family protein has protein sequence MSRYWNKFPEIQKEIDAVVELIGQRANVRNSDIKAAIVDLSTAGGKYLRPAFFFFFSQFGDQEQKNRDQLRQIAASLEILHMATLIHDDVIDDSPLRRGQKTIQTQFGKDVAVYTGDFLFTIFFELILESMQDSPYMTINAKAMKQILIGELEQMELYFNQEQDVESYLTAISGKTAELFQLASQEGAYFAGASQDVVSLAGRIGHHIGMTFQILDDILDYTADPKTFNKPVLEDLCNGVYSLPLLLAMKKNPAAFKPLLDKQRDMTSADRLQVKELVLTYGGVEEAKALANKYTEKALADIEQLPKIKAQKQLLKVTKELLKRNI, from the coding sequence ATGTCACGTTATTGGAACAAGTTTCCAGAAATCCAAAAAGAAATTGATGCCGTTGTAGAATTAATCGGTCAACGTGCCAATGTTCGAAATTCGGATATAAAAGCTGCAATTGTAGATTTAAGTACAGCCGGGGGAAAATACCTGAGACCAGCCTTTTTCTTTTTCTTTTCTCAATTCGGAGACCAAGAACAAAAAAATCGTGACCAACTCCGTCAAATTGCTGCCTCTCTAGAGATTCTCCACATGGCCACCTTAATTCATGATGACGTCATTGATGATTCTCCGCTTAGACGAGGTCAAAAAACAATTCAAACCCAATTCGGAAAAGATGTGGCCGTATATACAGGTGATTTTCTTTTCACCATTTTCTTCGAATTAATCCTCGAAAGCATGCAAGATTCTCCTTACATGACCATCAATGCCAAAGCCATGAAACAGATTCTAATTGGCGAATTGGAACAAATGGAGCTCTACTTCAATCAAGAACAAGATGTGGAAAGTTACCTAACTGCTATTTCGGGGAAAACGGCAGAGCTTTTCCAATTAGCTAGTCAAGAAGGGGCTTATTTTGCCGGAGCAAGTCAAGATGTAGTAAGCCTTGCTGGTAGAATTGGCCATCACATCGGAATGACATTCCAGATTTTAGATGACATCTTAGATTACACAGCAGACCCTAAAACTTTCAACAAACCTGTATTAGAAGACTTATGCAATGGTGTCTATAGTCTGCCTCTTTTACTAGCAATGAAAAAAAATCCTGCTGCCTTTAAACCCCTACTCGATAAGCAGCGAGACATGACCTCCGCAGATCGGTTACAAGTCAAAGAATTAGTTTTAACTTATGGTGGTGTTGAGGAAGCTAAAGCATTGGCTAATAAGTACACCGAAAAAGCACTGGCCGATATTGAACAACTACCAAAAATAAAAGCCCAAAAACAACTCTTAAAAGTAACCAAGGAATTGTTAAAACGAAATATATAA
- the cydC gene encoding thiol reductant ABC exporter subunit CydC has protein sequence MIKIPIIQALAKDQWVKPFFKRYKKSLILALFLGFLTFFAASSLMFNSGFLISKSASLPSNILLVYIPIVLTRAFGIGRPVFRYVERLTSHNWVLKMTSKLRLKLYETLEEDAIFLRKNYRLGDIMGLLAEDINHIQNLYLRTVFPTIIAWVLYVFIIVGLGYFNIWFALFVLLYLGVLVFLFPLWSVIINGARQEQEKQLKSKLYTDLTDNVLGISDWIFSQRGQEYVALHAESEAKLASVQAKMKHFNNKRNFIFQLAFAILAVVTLAWASNQFPGDHGGAANWIAAFVLSVFPLIDAFSGLAAASQESSSYAESLNRLNDLPQIKEQQVTRQLPAAPFNLSIRNLDFHYADSDKLVLSDLNLEITAGQKLAILGKSGSGKSTLASLIRGDLLVSAGSISLSGIPVGELGEHISDYIGVIQQAPYLFNTSLLNNIRLGNNQASESDVWDVLAQVGLKGMVSALPHGIHTMVDEAGLRFSGGERHRIALARILLQDTPIVLLDEPTVGLDPITEKALLETVLEALQGKTLIWITHHLKGIEKVDKVIFIEDGQIEISGEPSVLQETNDRYRQLKAIDDGK, from the coding sequence ATGATTAAAATACCAATAATTCAAGCCCTAGCAAAAGATCAATGGGTCAAACCTTTTTTCAAACGCTATAAGAAATCATTAATATTGGCCTTGTTTTTAGGATTTTTAACTTTCTTTGCTGCCAGCTCACTCATGTTTAACTCAGGTTTTCTCATCAGTAAGTCGGCATCACTACCAAGCAATATCCTCTTAGTTTACATACCAATTGTTTTAACTCGCGCCTTTGGAATTGGTCGCCCTGTTTTTCGATATGTCGAACGACTAACAAGTCACAATTGGGTATTAAAAATGACTTCTAAGCTGCGCCTAAAACTTTATGAAACATTAGAGGAAGACGCAATTTTTCTCAGGAAGAATTATCGACTAGGCGATATCATGGGTCTGTTAGCTGAAGACATCAATCATATTCAAAATCTATATTTGAGAACTGTCTTCCCTACCATTATTGCCTGGGTCTTATATGTCTTTATTATTGTTGGACTGGGTTACTTTAATATCTGGTTTGCCCTATTTGTACTTCTGTATTTGGGAGTTCTTGTTTTTCTTTTTCCACTTTGGTCAGTTATTATTAATGGTGCCAGACAAGAGCAGGAAAAACAGTTAAAAAGTAAATTATATACAGATTTAACAGATAATGTGTTAGGAATTTCAGATTGGATTTTTAGTCAACGTGGTCAAGAATATGTTGCCTTACATGCAGAATCTGAAGCGAAGTTGGCAAGTGTTCAAGCCAAAATGAAGCATTTTAATAATAAACGTAATTTCATTTTTCAATTAGCCTTTGCCATCCTAGCAGTTGTCACCCTAGCTTGGGCTTCAAATCAGTTCCCAGGTGACCATGGAGGTGCGGCTAACTGGATTGCTGCCTTTGTTTTATCAGTCTTTCCACTGATTGATGCCTTTTCAGGCTTAGCTGCTGCAAGTCAAGAATCATCAAGTTACGCAGAATCTTTAAATCGTTTAAACGATTTGCCACAGATCAAAGAACAACAGGTCACTAGACAGCTTCCTGCTGCACCATTTAATTTGAGTATCAGAAATTTAGATTTCCATTATGCTGATTCGGATAAGTTAGTCCTGTCTGACTTGAATTTGGAAATAACAGCTGGCCAAAAACTAGCTATTCTTGGTAAAAGTGGTTCAGGTAAAAGTACCTTAGCCAGTTTAATACGTGGAGATTTACTAGTATCAGCGGGATCTATTTCTCTTTCTGGAATACCTGTTGGTGAGTTAGGAGAACACATTTCAGATTATATCGGTGTGATTCAACAAGCACCCTACCTCTTTAACACAAGTCTCTTGAACAATATTCGCCTTGGCAATAATCAAGCGAGTGAATCCGATGTCTGGGATGTCCTAGCACAAGTTGGTTTAAAAGGAATGGTTTCAGCACTACCCCACGGTATCCATACCATGGTTGATGAAGCAGGTTTGCGTTTTTCAGGTGGTGAAAGACATCGGATTGCCCTTGCTCGGATACTCTTGCAAGACACACCGATTGTACTTTTAGATGAACCAACTGTTGGTTTGGATCCAATTACTGAAAAAGCATTATTAGAGACAGTTTTGGAAGCCTTACAAGGTAAAACTCTTATTTGGATTACACACCATCTGAAGGGAATTGAAAAAGTTGATAAGGTCATCTTTATTGAGGATGGTCAAATTGAAATTTCAGGTGAACCTTCTGTTTTACAAGAAACGAATGACCGTTACCGTCAATTAAAAGCTATCGATGATGGTAAATAA
- the cydD gene encoding thiol reductant ABC exporter subunit CydD produces MLDKAVMRLFGIHKILGLLAGLDFLQAIFIIGQAYFLSSAITGLWQGQSLNAQLLSIMFFVGAYFCRHLINYIKDESLDKFSARHAKEIRTQLLKKVFELGPSVVQEQGSGNMITMALDGVSLVENYLHLVLNKMMNMTVIPVIILAFIYYLDIDSGIILTLVFPLIILFMIILGLAAKAKADRQYASYQVLSNHFLDSLRGIDTLKFFGLSKRYAKSIYSTSENFRKSTMSALRIGILSTFALDFFTTLSIAIVAVFLGLRLINEEILLFPALTVLILSPDYFTPVRDFSSDYHATLDGKNAFQAIQSILSKNSFKKDQVTLKSWSQNSRLDLENIELAYDGNHFMSIPGISISGFQKIGIIGMSGSGKSSLINLLSGFLAPSKGQFVLDGQKLENMDQDDWKKQMLYIPQNPYVFEMTLRDNLTFYTPNANQEEIDQAIAVVGLQELVAELPQGLDTKIGNGARPLSGGQAQRIALARAFLDKERRIMLLDEPSAHLDIETELELKEKMVPLMANRLVFFATHRLHWLKEMDQILVMDQGKVVEMGSYQELLAKKEHLYNLQHAMGGFDD; encoded by the coding sequence ATGCTAGATAAAGCAGTTATGCGCTTGTTCGGTATTCATAAAATATTAGGATTGCTTGCAGGATTAGATTTCCTTCAAGCAATCTTTATTATAGGACAAGCTTATTTCTTAAGTAGTGCCATTACAGGACTTTGGCAAGGCCAGAGCCTAAATGCTCAGTTGCTATCTATAATGTTTTTTGTTGGAGCTTATTTTTGCCGACATCTGATTAACTATATTAAGGATGAAAGTTTAGATAAATTCTCTGCTAGGCACGCAAAAGAAATTCGAACGCAACTTTTGAAAAAAGTTTTTGAATTAGGACCAAGTGTAGTGCAGGAACAAGGCTCAGGGAATATGATTACTATGGCTTTAGATGGTGTCTCACTCGTAGAAAATTACTTACATCTTGTTCTCAATAAGATGATGAATATGACAGTAATACCAGTAATCATACTTGCTTTCATTTACTATTTGGATATTGATTCAGGGATCATTTTAACTTTGGTTTTTCCTTTAATTATTCTATTTATGATAATACTAGGTTTGGCTGCTAAAGCAAAGGCTGACCGACAATATGCTTCTTATCAAGTCTTATCGAACCATTTCTTAGATTCACTAAGAGGTATTGACACTTTAAAATTTTTTGGTTTAAGTAAACGTTATGCTAAAAGTATTTATAGTACCAGTGAAAACTTTCGCAAGTCGACCATGTCGGCATTACGAATTGGAATTTTGTCGACCTTTGCCTTAGATTTTTTTACTACCTTATCAATAGCTATTGTAGCTGTCTTTCTTGGGTTAAGATTAATTAATGAAGAAATCTTACTTTTCCCTGCCTTAACAGTCTTGATTCTTTCTCCAGACTATTTCACACCAGTTCGTGATTTTTCAAGTGATTATCATGCAACTCTTGACGGAAAAAATGCATTCCAAGCTATTCAGTCCATTTTAAGTAAAAATAGTTTTAAAAAAGACCAAGTTACTCTAAAAAGTTGGTCTCAAAATAGTCGGTTAGATTTAGAAAACATTGAACTAGCATATGATGGTAATCATTTTATGTCAATTCCAGGCATTAGTATTTCTGGTTTTCAAAAGATTGGTATCATCGGCATGAGTGGTTCTGGGAAATCAAGTCTGATAAATCTCCTTAGTGGATTTTTAGCGCCAAGCAAAGGACAATTTGTACTTGATGGTCAGAAACTAGAAAATATGGATCAAGATGATTGGAAGAAGCAGATGCTTTATATTCCACAAAATCCTTATGTTTTTGAAATGACATTAAGAGACAATTTGACCTTCTATACACCAAATGCAAACCAAGAGGAGATTGATCAAGCAATTGCGGTCGTTGGTCTCCAAGAATTAGTTGCGGAATTACCGCAAGGGTTAGATACAAAAATTGGTAATGGGGCGAGACCTTTGAGTGGAGGTCAGGCACAACGGATAGCTTTAGCTCGTGCTTTTCTGGATAAGGAACGCCGTATTATGCTTTTGGACGAACCCAGTGCTCACCTAGATATTGAAACAGAGCTGGAATTAAAAGAGAAAATGGTTCCACTTATGGCTAATCGTCTTGTCTTTTTTGCCACTCATCGTCTTCACTGGTTAAAAGAGATGGATCAGATTTTGGTTATGGATCAAGGAAAGGTTGTGGAAATGGGTTCTTATCAAGAGTTGTTGGCTAAAAAAGAACATCTTTATAATCTGCAACATGCGATGGGAGGTTTTGATGATTAA
- the cydB gene encoding cytochrome d ubiquinol oxidase subunit II, with the protein MSGLQIFWFILIGVLFSGFFFLEGFDFGVGMAVQTLAHNEEEKDQIVSTIGPVWDGNEVWLLTGGGAMFASFPYWYASLFSGYYLILLTILFGLIIRGVSFEFRHNVPKSQKQIWNWTLSIGSAIVPFFFGVMFISLIQGMPLDAKANMTAHFGDYFNIFSIVGGVAMVLLSYLHGLNYIALKTEGPVRERANNFAQFLYFVLYLGLVAFAILLFFQTDFFSNHPIVTTLLVLLIVGLTVFAHISSFKKAEMQAFIASGLTLVAVVVLIFQGLFPRVMISSIGSKYDLLIQHASSSPYTLKVMSFVAIGLIPFVLAYTAWAYYIFRKRITLPVIVTGEK; encoded by the coding sequence ATGAGCGGTTTACAAATTTTTTGGTTCATCCTTATCGGAGTGCTTTTCTCAGGTTTCTTCTTCTTGGAAGGTTTTGACTTTGGTGTTGGTATGGCGGTTCAAACACTCGCCCATAATGAAGAAGAGAAAGATCAAATTGTTTCTACCATTGGTCCAGTTTGGGATGGTAATGAAGTTTGGTTGCTTACTGGTGGCGGTGCAATGTTTGCATCATTCCCATACTGGTATGCATCTCTATTTAGTGGTTATTACTTAATTTTATTAACAATCTTATTTGGATTAATTATTCGTGGTGTCTCCTTTGAATTTAGACATAATGTTCCTAAATCTCAAAAACAAATTTGGAATTGGACTTTATCAATTGGCTCTGCCATTGTTCCCTTTTTCTTTGGGGTTATGTTCATTAGTTTAATTCAAGGGATGCCTTTAGATGCTAAAGCAAATATGACTGCTCATTTTGGAGATTATTTCAATATCTTCTCTATCGTTGGTGGTGTTGCCATGGTCTTGTTATCTTATCTTCACGGTCTAAATTATATTGCTTTAAAAACAGAAGGACCTGTTAGAGAACGTGCAAACAACTTCGCACAATTTCTTTACTTTGTTCTCTATCTTGGATTAGTAGCATTTGCTATTCTTTTATTCTTCCAAACAGACTTCTTCAGTAATCATCCAATAGTAACAACTCTCTTAGTTTTATTAATTGTTGGGCTAACAGTTTTTGCTCATATCTCAAGCTTTAAAAAAGCTGAGATGCAAGCTTTTATTGCTAGTGGATTGACATTAGTGGCAGTTGTTGTCTTGATTTTCCAAGGATTATTCCCACGTGTAATGATTAGCTCTATCGGCTCAAAATATGATTTGCTAATTCAACATGCATCGTCATCACCATATACTTTAAAAGTGATGTCCTTTGTAGCTATCGGTTTAATACCTTTTGTACTTGCTTACACAGCTTGGGCATATTATATCTTTAGAAAACGGATTACTCTACCAGTTATTGTAACGGGGGAAAAATAA